The proteins below are encoded in one region of Mangifera indica cultivar Alphonso chromosome 7, CATAS_Mindica_2.1, whole genome shotgun sequence:
- the LOC123221077 gene encoding uncharacterized protein LOC123221077, which produces MEHMDFDQVVDIPDTPDRSATRNINAGDSVGKESKFALTGHLRNPDFVDEGCLNHPRPRSRLVSENGQNRRLHIHPLRNTSNVNKIEHCSNSITLSPSENPHASRNVSLFRRTVIDEKTKHETRNTQHMNEGKLLCSKFPSKSSTPREDNTRVDLSEQNGNEKICQMALSHGKSKDLPSKEIREGQNVATGVSLYWPLNVPKTSRVSGKGKEKIGDNTNNGSASVTHHGKVIDLSDGSPHSHRKQMPTYHHSLLSPRCNGQKKLVRNGCISPHNIEVRAKQLAECSQNCSEGAEKGHTRDVVSGGSGIIDISDIVAEGNSSNRSKGIMNHPSTLKERNPKIIQLSGSSAAINEVNGNGQASGDALECFEGLGGWRSTRYWPKKVDQPKCDATGSHLRRNGDVGCSEIKQQIRDNWSRKNYGTGDQTSSETASGLVSEPIQVSEPHRVAKTLTKRQKKHESTSRNQTESSRTVSDDSEIIFLCSSGESSMARSSRSQIHQHQGTLDIDVLSNEMRQSDSQEIGCSDNDHSDARARQFEADEMLARELQEQLYHELPLFGGGEIDEHIALMLQQEEDVFPFSNQNPNALRPRTPIHSYRQPQSRLLQNSSNRRATRARVHTSNGVAQLRSRLSNRPRAAPSRARNFQFPLDMDIDMRIDMLEALEAAVGNFTDRGAASRISQLQRDFNENDYEMLLALDDNNNQNGASDSQINSLPLSTVQTENLEESCAICLDAPTIGETIRHLPCLHKFHKACIDPWLSRKPSCPVCKSSIT; this is translated from the exons ATGGAACACATGGATTTTGATCAGGTAGTAGACATTCCTGACACTCCTGATAGATCAGCCACTCGGAATATTAATGCTGGGGATTCTGTTGGGAAAGAAAGTAAGTTTGCCTTAACCGGACACTTGAGAAATCCTGATTTTGTGGATGAAGGATGTTTAAATCATCCAAGGCCTAGAAGCCGGTTGGTTAGTGAAAATGGGCAAAATAGAAGACTTCATATACATCCTTTGAGAAATACCAGcaatgttaataaaattgagcATTGCAGTAACTCCATCACTTTATCTCCATCTGAAAATCCTCATGCTTCCAGAAATGTTTCTCTATTTCGGAGAACGGTAATAGATGAGAAAACAAAGCATGAGACCAGGAACACACAACACATGAATGAGGGAAAACTGTTGTGCTCGAAATTTCCTTCTAAATCATCAACTCCTCGAGAAGATAATACTAGGGTAGATTTAAGTGAACAGAATGGGAATGAAAAAATATGCCAAATGGCTTTATCACATGGTAAATCGAAAGATCTTCCTTCTAAAGAGATAAGGGAAGGTCAAAATGTGGCCACTGGTGTTTCTTTGTATTGGCCCCTAAATGTTCCTAAGACATCCAGAGTTTCTGGTAAGGGGAAGGAAAAGATAGGGGATAATACAAACAATGGTTCTGCCTCAGTTACTCATCATGGAAAAGTGATTGATCTTTCTGATGGTTCTCCACATAGCCATAGAAAACAAATGCCTACATATCATCATTCTCTTCTGTCACCAAGATGTAATGGGCAAAAAAAATTGGTTAGAAATGGGTGTATCTCTCCACATAATATTGAAGTTAGGGCTAAACAATTAGCTGAGTGTTCCCAAAATTGCTCTGAAGGCGCTGAAAAAGGTCATACTAGGGATGTGGTTTCTGGTGGTTCAGGTATTATTGATATCAGTGATATAGTTGCTGAAGGCAACAGTTCTAATAGATCTAAAGGGATAATGAACCATCCTTCAACGTTAAAGGAGCGTAatccaaaaattattcaactgTCTGGCAG TTCTGCAGCTATTAATGAAGTCAATGGCAATGGTCAAGCCAGTGGAGATGCATTGGAATGCTTTGAAGGGTTAGGGGGATGGAGAAGCACACGCTATTGGCCAAAGAAGGTAGACCAGCCAAAGTGTGATGCAACTGGATCTCACTTGAGGAGAAATGGTGATGTTGGGTGCTCTGAGATTAAACAACAAATTAGGGATAACTGGAGTAGAAAAAACTATGGAACTGGAGATCAGACTTCATCTGAAACAGCTTCTGGGCTTGTGTCAGAGCCGATCCAAGTGAGTGAACCACATAGAGTTGCTAAAACTCTGACTAAAAGGCAAAAAAAGCATGAATCAACTTCAAGAAATCAAACCGAAAGCTCTAGAACAGTTTCCGATGACtcagaaattatttttctttgttcttcTGGTGAATCATCCATGGCAAGATCATCCAGAAGCCAGATTCATCAACATCAGGGCACTTTGGATATTGATGTGTTGTCAAATGAGATGAGACAAAGTGATTCCCAAGAAATAGGTTGCTCTGACAATGATCACTCAGATGCTAGAGCTAGACAGTTTGAAGCAGATGAGATGTTGGCTCGTGAACTCCAAGAACAATTGTACCATGAGTTGCCTTTATTTGGTGGTGGTGAG ATTGATGAGCACATAGCACTAATGCTGCAGCAAGAGGAGGATGTATTCCCTTTTTCTAATCAAAATCCCAATGCGTTGCGTCCT AGAACGCCAATCCATTCATATAGACAGCCTCAGTCACGGCTCTTACAGAATTCCTCAAATAGGAGGGCAACTCGAGCCAGAGTTCACACTTCTAATGGAGTGGCACAGTTGAGGAGTCGTTTAAGCAATCGACCTCGTGCAGCACCATCCAGAGCTAGGAATTTTCAGTTTCCTTTGGACATGGACATAGACATG AGAATTGACATGTTGGAAGCATTGGAGGCTGCAGTTGGGAATTTTACAGATAGAGGAGCAGCCAGCCGCATCTCTCAACTTCAGCGTGATTTCAATGA GAATGATTATGAGATGTTGTTGGCCCTTGATGACAATAATAACCAAAATGGTGCATCTGACAGTCAGATCAATAGTTTGCCGCTGTCCACGGTACAG actgaaaatttggaagagTCGTGTGCAATTTGTCTTGATGCCCCAACTATTGGAGAAACCATACGGCACCTTCCTTGCTTGCACAAATTTCACAAAGCT TGTATTGATCCATGGCTCAGCAGGAAACCGTCCTGTCCAGTTTGCAAGTCATCGATAACTTGA